Proteins encoded within one genomic window of Bradyrhizobium sp. 186:
- a CDS encoding ABC transporter ATP-binding protein, which translates to MTTLEIEQVSRTFPARHGNAPTRALEPTNLTIGNNDFVTILGPSGCGKSTLLRIVAGLDRPTSGRVVLDGREVTGPGADRGMVFQSYTLFPWLTVRENIAFGLRERGVPQAERQKIADAFIRQVGLSGFENHWPKQLSGGMQQRTAIARALANDPKILLLDEPFGALDNQTRALMQEMLLGIWERDQKTVLFVTHDIEEAIFLGSRVVVMSARPGRIKAEIAVDLPHPRSYKIKTTPEFVQLKERLVEEIRTEALKVAEHA; encoded by the coding sequence ATGACGACGCTCGAGATCGAACAAGTTTCGCGAACCTTCCCCGCGCGCCACGGCAATGCGCCGACCAGGGCGCTGGAGCCGACCAATCTTACGATCGGCAACAACGACTTCGTGACCATCCTCGGTCCTTCCGGCTGCGGCAAGTCTACGTTGCTTCGCATCGTCGCCGGCCTCGACCGCCCGACCAGCGGACGTGTCGTGCTCGACGGGCGCGAGGTGACCGGTCCTGGCGCCGATCGCGGCATGGTGTTTCAGTCCTACACGCTGTTTCCCTGGCTGACCGTGCGCGAGAACATCGCCTTCGGGCTGCGCGAGCGCGGCGTGCCGCAGGCCGAACGCCAAAAGATTGCGGATGCCTTCATCCGCCAGGTCGGACTGTCCGGCTTCGAAAACCACTGGCCAAAACAGCTCTCCGGCGGCATGCAGCAACGCACGGCGATCGCCCGCGCGCTCGCCAACGATCCAAAGATCCTGCTGCTCGACGAGCCCTTCGGTGCGCTCGACAATCAGACCCGCGCGCTGATGCAGGAGATGCTGCTCGGGATCTGGGAACGCGACCAGAAGACCGTGCTGTTCGTGACTCACGACATCGAGGAGGCGATCTTCCTCGGCAGCCGCGTCGTCGTCATGAGCGCGCGCCCCGGCCGGATCAAGGCCGAGATCGCGGTGGACCTGCCGCATCCGCGCTCCTACAAGATCAAGACCACGCCCGAATTCGTCCAGCTGAAGGAACGGCTGGTCGAGGAGATCCGTACCGAGGCGCTGAAGGTTGCCGAACATGCCTGA
- a CDS encoding Zn-dependent hydrolase — protein MPDNRPLANGERVLADLNALRAIGAHKTGVHKPTFSEPHKQSLEWLVQKLPEAGLSATIDGIGNVFGTTTTPGRKLLAGSHLESQNYAGWLDGPLGVVYALEAARVLNADPSLQGAVEVAAWCDEEGHFGHFLGSRSYVGQVTEADIDAARNRTGGRTMRDALADMGLAGRSRVSAEPGRHVGYLEAHIEQGDALESGRLAIGVVTSIVGIWQYQINFGGEQNHAGTTRMAARKDAGLALAKFCVAIDERFPTACGPRTVWTTGCITLDPGAPSIIPGAAEMLFQIRDDDPAVIARLEELLRTMADEVNAQGRCTVTVERIRTGAPAMMNSGFQDAIEAASKALAGGRSIRMPSGAGHDAQMLATIMPAGMLFVPSIGGISHHWTENTADADIVTGAQVFVNACRRILGG, from the coding sequence ATGCCTGACAATCGTCCTCTCGCCAACGGCGAGCGAGTTCTCGCCGATCTCAATGCGCTGCGCGCCATCGGCGCCCACAAGACCGGCGTGCACAAGCCGACCTTCTCCGAGCCGCACAAGCAGTCGCTGGAGTGGCTGGTGCAGAAATTGCCCGAAGCGGGCTTGAGCGCCACAATCGACGGCATCGGCAATGTCTTCGGCACCACCACGACGCCCGGACGGAAGCTTCTGGCGGGGTCGCATCTCGAAAGCCAGAACTATGCCGGCTGGCTCGATGGACCGCTGGGCGTTGTCTACGCGCTCGAAGCCGCACGCGTGCTCAATGCCGATCCCTCGCTGCAAGGTGCGGTCGAGGTCGCCGCCTGGTGCGACGAGGAAGGACATTTCGGTCACTTCCTCGGCTCCCGCTCCTATGTCGGGCAAGTGACCGAGGCCGATATCGACGCCGCGCGCAACCGCACCGGCGGCCGGACCATGCGGGATGCGCTCGCTGACATGGGGCTCGCCGGACGCTCCCGCGTCTCCGCCGAGCCGGGACGGCACGTCGGATATCTGGAGGCGCATATCGAGCAAGGCGACGCGCTCGAAAGCGGCCGTCTCGCGATCGGTGTCGTGACCTCCATCGTCGGCATCTGGCAGTACCAGATCAATTTTGGCGGCGAGCAGAATCACGCCGGCACCACCCGCATGGCCGCGCGAAAAGATGCGGGGTTGGCACTGGCAAAGTTCTGCGTCGCGATCGACGAGCGCTTCCCCACGGCATGCGGCCCGCGCACGGTCTGGACCACCGGCTGCATCACGCTCGATCCAGGCGCGCCGAGCATCATTCCGGGGGCGGCCGAGATGCTGTTCCAGATCCGCGATGACGATCCAGCCGTCATTGCGCGGCTGGAGGAGTTGCTGCGGACGATGGCGGATGAGGTCAATGCTCAGGGCCGCTGCACCGTGACCGTCGAGCGGATTCGCACCGGCGCCCCAGCCATGATGAATTCCGGCTTCCAGGACGCGATCGAAGCTGCGAGCAAGGCCTTGGCGGGCGGACGATCCATCCGCATGCCCAGCGGCGCCGGCCACGACGCGCAGATGCTCGCCACGATCATGCCCGCCGGCATGCTGTTCGTGCCGTCGATCGGCGGCATCAGCCACCATTGGACCGAGAACACCGCCGACGCCGATATCGTCACGGGCGCGCAGGTGTTCGTCAACGCCTGCCGGCGCATCCTCGGCGGCTAG